The nucleotide sequence GACGAAACGGCGGGGCCGGGATCCCTCGATCGTGGCCTGTGTCCCTTCGATGAACCTCTGATAGCTACAATTCTCGAGTCCTGGTTCATCTCGATTGTGAATCGCGGGAACAGTTCACCGAGCGACGAAGCGAGATGGCGTACGGGCTTTGAATTTGTCTCTTCGACGGTCACCTGGCTATCAAAATCGCCGCTGCCAGGGGCTGACTCGCGCGGCATTGAGCTCAAACTTCATCGCTTGTCCCATCTTTATGGGCAGCTTCACGTCGCTCGCCCACGTCAGAGCACGCCGGTGCGCTCGCTCCCGGCAAACGTGGCTGAAGCGCTTTACGAGCTCCTCGACCCTAGGTCCGAGGCCAATCCCTTTGTAAGTGAACGTACGCGATGGATCGTGTTCATAAGCTTCATGCTGATGTTGCATCAGGGGCTGCGCAGAGGCGAACTCCTCCAGCTACCCGCGGATGCCGTCAAATCGGCCTACGACATTAGGACCGATTGCGAGCGTTCGTGGCTCAATGTCGAAACGAACCCCTACGAGGACGAATCCACGGACCCAAGATTCAGCCGACCGAGCATCAAGACAGCGCAATCGATTCGACAACTGCCCGTGAGCCCGGCTATGGCGAGCCTCGTACAGTCGTACGTGGAGAATTACCGCGGCCGACCGGATCACGCATTCTTGCTCAATTCACAAAAGCAGCTACCTCTTTCCACGGAGTCACTGACCAAGCTATTTGCGAAGGCCTCTGGTGCACTACCGGAAAAGATTCGAGAGGAGCTCTTCGCGCGAACCGGGCGTTTCACCGTGACGCCCCATGATCTTCGACACACGTGCGCTGTGGTGAGGCTCAACCAGCTACTTGCACAAGGGAA is from Elusimicrobiota bacterium and encodes:
- a CDS encoding site-specific integrase — translated: MFKRLTSDLLPSTLRQDILVDLAGVPRYWATIWSALTLNEVAPSTRDKKLRFLESLYVHADETAGPGSLDRGLCPFDEPLIATILESWFISIVNRGNSSPSDEARWRTGFEFVSSTVTWLSKSPLPGADSRGIELKLHRLSHLYGQLHVARPRQSTPVRSLPANVAEALYELLDPRSEANPFVSERTRWIVFISFMLMLHQGLRRGELLQLPADAVKSAYDIRTDCERSWLNVETNPYEDESTDPRFSRPSIKTAQSIRQLPVSPAMASLVQSYVENYRGRPDHAFLLNSQKQLPLSTESLTKLFAKASGALPEKIREELFARTGRFTVTPHDLRHTCAVVRLNQLLAQGNHMDEATQKLRTFFGWSRESTMPMRYASAVFEDRLSKVWSDQFDSQIEMLRALP